One segment of Rhipicephalus sanguineus isolate Rsan-2018 chromosome 6, BIME_Rsan_1.4, whole genome shotgun sequence DNA contains the following:
- the LOC119396997 gene encoding uncharacterized protein LOC119396997, which yields MASILHHETNSRGCYCCPIARQPASVVSTSSDALDASLHELGMLSAVTDSRQDYLLEKLSHSSDSGPNHSGLCVLAMNSAYIADFSFVAASSPESPPSETVPLLTLRRPRVRALRRRQYFYQPYDYPWRQRLMEMLRTKEASCDGTNKSSPGSPSKLTVAAAGIVRSKSLDDLEVCGAKACGTRADIETVSRKISNLHFS from the coding sequence atGGCAAGCATTCTGCATCATGAAACGAATAGTCGTGGCTGCTACTGCTGCCCGATAGCACGGCAGCCTGCATCAGTAGTGAGCACCTCGTCAGATGCCTTGGATGCGTCTTTGCACGAACTGGGAATGCTGAGTGCGGTCACAGACTCGCGACAGGACTATCTGCTCGAAAAGCTTTCCCACAGTAGTGACTCTGGCCCAAACCATTCGGGGCTTTGTGTGCTAGCCATGAATTCTGCCTACATTGCAGACTTCTCATTCGTGGCTGCGTCAAGTCCAGAGAGTCCCCCTTCGGAGACTGTGCCACTCCTGACCTTACGGCGTCCTCGTGTTCGGGCCCTTCGCAGGCGACAGTACTTTTACCAGCCGTACGACTACCCGTGGCGGCAAAGGCTAATGGAAATGCTGAGGACAAAAGAAGCTTCGTGTGACGGCACGAACAAGTCTAGCCCAGGCAGTCCGTCCAAGTTGACTGTGGCTGCTGCAGGCATTGTCCGGTCGAAGTCACTGGACGACCTGGAAGTGTGCGGTGCCAAGGCATGTGGGACCAGGGCAGACATTGAAACAGTGTCACGTAAAATAAGCAATCTTCATTTCAGCTAG